A section of the Oryza sativa Japonica Group chromosome 1, ASM3414082v1 genome encodes:
- the LOC4325546 gene encoding dynamin-related protein 5A, with protein MAANAFSSPATGRTPNPKVAPSPSTRRAADSAAAAAAAAAAASDSKARFEAYNRLQAAAVAFGEKLPIPEIVAIGGQSDGKSSLLEALLGFRFNVREVEMGTRRPLVLQMVHDPTALDPRCRFQEEDSEEYGSPMVLATAIADLIKQRTEAHLRKIQAAVSPKPIVMRAEYAYCPNLTIIDTPGFVLKAKKGEPESTPEEILSMVKSLASPPHRLLLFLQQSSVEWCSSLWLDAIRDIDPTFRRTMIVISKFDNRLKEFTESWEVDSYLSASGYLGDNIHPFFVALPKDRGTISNEEFRRQICQVDIDVLRHLRDNVKGGFNEEKYGPYIGFSCLKKYLESELQKRYKEAAPATLALLEQRCSEVSMDLSRLDSKLQATSDVSQLRRSAMLHAANICTHLRSLLDGAADPAPELWGKTTEEEQMHSGIGSWPGINMPVKPPNSSLKLYGGAAFERVMHEFRCATYSMECPQVSREKVANILLAHAGRGGSSGLTEAAAEIARAAARSWLAPLIDTACDRLAFVLQSLFDLAMERCRYQDSKYHQNVEDMDGYVGFLAALRCSYYKFVKELSKQCKQIVRHHLDSVTSPYSHICYENDFLSGVGSVANSMHRFNHFPGVTSFDLSDSGSALEEAQENVPPKDRQHMTPPAKGNESKEVLRESQLTVPETPSPDLPVDMNGGKKKDNGNLNDGGARKRHARMAAYANRNHHNNVIGGDDLGSKSGSSYSSICSISAQYFAKMREVLIERNVPSALNSGFLTPCRERLFLALGFELFAVNDDRFMDMFVAPGAVDAIQNERQSLLKRQKILLSCLNEFKNISRTL; from the exons ATGGCGGCCAACGcgttctcgtcgccggcgacggggaggaCACCGAACCCTAAGGTGGCGCCGTCCCCTTCCACCAGACGGGCCGCAgactccgccgcggcggcggccgccgccgccgccgcggcgtcggacTCAAAGGCGCGGTTCGAGGCGTACAACCGGctgcaagcggcggcggtggcgttcgGCGAGAAGCTCCCGATCCCGGAGATTGTGGCCATCGGCGGCCAGTCGGACGGGAAGAGCTCCCTCCTGGAGGCCCTCCTCGGCTTCCGCTTCAACGTCCGGGAGGTCGAGATGGGAACCCGCCGCCCCCTCGTCCTCCAGATGGTCCACGACCCCACCGCCCTCGATCCACGGTGCCGCTTCCAG GAGGAGGACTCGGAGGAGTACGGGAGTCCCATGGTTCTAGCCACGGCCATCGCCGACCTCATCAAGCAGCGGACTGAAGCGCACCTCAGGAAGATCCAGGCCGCAGTCTCGCCCAAGCCCATCGTCATGAGGGCCGAGTACGCCTACTGCCCCAACCTCACCATCATTGACACTCCAGGTTTCGTGCTTAAG GCTAAGAAAGGTGAGCCAGAGAGTACTCCAGAAGAGATCCTGTCAATGGTGAAGTCGCTGGCGAGCCCACCTCATCGCCTCCTTCTGTTCCTCCAGCAAAGCAGCGTTGAGTGGTGCTCATCACTCTGGTTGGATGCCATCAGAGATATTGATCCCACTTTCAGGCGCACGATGATCGTCATCTCCAAGTTTGATAACCGCCTCAAG GAATTTACCGAAAGTTGGGAAGTCGATAGCTACTTAAGCGCAAGTGGCTACCTTGGGGATAATATACACCCGTTCTTCGTGGCTCTTCCAAAGGATCGTGGAACAATCTCCAATGAAGAGTTCCGGAGGCAAATTTGCCAGGTTGATATCGATGTGTTGCGTCACTTGAGAGACAATGTTAAGGGTGGCTTCAATGAAGAGAAATATGGACCATACATTGGGTTCAGTTGTCTCAAGAAGTACCTGGAATCTGAACTTCAGAAGAGGTACAAAGAAGCAGCTCCAGCCACCCTGGCATTGTTAGAGCAGAGATGTAGTGAAGTCTCAATGGACCTATCCAGATTGGACTCCAAACTGCAAGCTACATCTGATGTCTCTCAGCTGAGAAGATCAGCGATGCTTCATGCTGCTAATATCTGCACGCATTTG CGCTCACTACTTGATGGAGCAGCTGATCCAGCACCAGAGCTATGGGGGAAAACTACTGAAGAGGAACAGATGCATAGTGGTATAGGCAGCTGGCCTGGCATTAACATGCCTGTAAAACCACCCAACTCCAGTCTTAAATTATATGGTGGTGCAGCTTTTGAGAGAGTAATGCATGAATTCCGCTGTGCAACATACTCAATGGAGTGTCCACAGGTTTCAAGAGAGAAG GTTGCAAACATACTACTTGCACATGCTGGACGAGGTGGGAGTAGTGGGTTGACTGAGGCAGCAGCTGAGATAGCACGTGCAGCTGCACGATCATGGCTTGCTCCCCTTATCGATACAGCATGTGATCGGCTTGCATTTGTTCTCCAAAGTCTATTTGACCTTGCAATGGAGCGATGCCGCTATCAAGACTCAAAAT ATCATCAAAATGTTGAAGATATGGATGGATATGTTGGCTTCCTTGCTGCTCTTCGCtgttcatattataagtttgtCAAGGAATTGTCCAAGCAATGCAAGCAGATAGTGAGACATCATCTTGATTCTGTTACAAGTCCCTACTCTCATATTTGTTACGAGAATGACTTCCTTAGTGGTGTCGGGTCTGTGGCAAACTCCATGCATAGGTTTAACCACTTCCCGGGAGTCACATCTTTTGACCTATCAGACAGCGGTTCTGCCCTTGAAGAAGCTCAGGAGAATGTGCCACCAAAGGATCGTCAACATATGACACCACCTGCTAAAGGAAATGAGTCAAAGGAAGTTCTTAGAGAAAGCCAGCTGACGGTTCCTGAGACACCTTCTCCAGATCTGCCAGTTGATATGAATGGTGGCAAGAAGAAAGACAACGGAAACTTGAATGATGGTGGTGCAAGAAAAAGACATGCAAGGATGGCAGCATATGCAAACAGGAATCATCATAACAATGTGATTGGTGGTGATGACCTGGGCTCAAAATCTGGATCATCATACTCCAGCATATGCTCAATATCTGCTCAGTATTTCGCCAAAATGCGGGAAGTCCTGATTGAAAGGAATGTACCCTCTGCACTGAACTCTGGATTCTTGACCCCATG TCGTGAGCGGTTGTTTTTGGCACTTGGCTTCGAGCTGTTTGCTGTTAATGACGATAGATTCATGGACATGTTCGTGGCACCTGGTGCTGTTGATGCTATCCAGAACGAGCGCCAGTCTCTGCTGAAACGTCAAAAGATTTTGTTGTCCTGTTTGAATGAATTCAAGAACATATCGCGGACCCTGTAA